In Dunckerocampus dactyliophorus isolate RoL2022-P2 chromosome 14, RoL_Ddac_1.1, whole genome shotgun sequence, one DNA window encodes the following:
- the LOC129194088 gene encoding uncharacterized protein LOC129194088, whose translation MRMILLLVQLATCCAIGSAIKCYQCNLGASYFTSWDWSTKCTLTKCGKGDQCFITKDQSTGTYQVGCKAGWKDNANTKCCDTDGCNNWLDVAADAPAWKKLEAIKAACSNNNDLKACLEAISSTKTINCYQCDLEENFFTNWDWTTKCTPTPCKAGQQCSITKVSRDAVSYKMECKPACKDGTNTKCCDSDGCNNWLGMAATTQQAAVRTACTKVNNDLKECLDAIKTKTPSCYSCSGPLGADYFTSWDWSAQCTLTPCNAGDQCSVTKVSGAGTYQVGCKAKAACDSDDANTKCCNTDGCNKWLDVGEDADAWKKVEAIKAACSPSSNDPKDCLKAIDPNLISGGGGGLAGALGLPLVLAISVIVLVVLG comes from the exons GCTCAGCTATCAAGTGCTATCAATGTAACCTTGGAGCGTCCTACTTCACCAGCTGGGACTGGAGTACTAAATGTACCCTCACCAAATGTGGAAAAGGAGATCAGTGCTTCATCACCAAAGATCAGA GTACAGGCACCTACCAGGTGGGCTGCAAGGCTGGTTGGAAAGATAATGCTAACACTAAGTGCTGTGACACTGATGGATGCAACAACTGGCTGGACGTGGCTGCTGATGCACCAGCATGGAAGAAGCTGGAGGCCATCAAGGCAGCttgcagcaacaacaacgaTCTCAAAGCCTGCCTGGAAGCCATCTCCTCCACCAAGA CTATCAACTGCTATCAATGTGACCTTGAAGAGAACTTCTTCACCAACTGGGACTGGACTACTAAATGTACCCCCACCCCATGTAAAGCAGGACAGCAGTGCTCCATCACTAAAGTGTCAC GTGATGCAGTCTCCTATAAGATGGAATGCAAGCCTGCTTGTAAAGATGGTACTAACACTAAGTGCTGTGACTCTGATGGATGCAACAACTGGCTGGGCATGGCTGCTACAACCCAACAGGCTGCTGTCAGGACAGCATGCACCAAGGTCAACAATGATCTCAAAGAGTGCCTGGATGCCATCAAGACCAAGA CTCCCAGCTGCTATTCATGCTCTGGTCCCCTTGGAGCGGACTACTTCACCAGCTGGGACTGGAGTGCTCAATGTACCCTCACCCCATGTAATGCAGGAGATCAGTGCTCCGTCACTAAAGTGTCAG GTGCAGGCACCTACCAGGTGGGCTGCAAGGCCAAGGCTGCCTGTGACAGTGATGATGCTAACACTAAGTGCTGTAACACTGATGGATGCAACAAGTGGCTGGACGTGGGCGAGGATGCTGATGCATGGAAGAAGGTGGAGGCCATCAAGGCAGCTTGCAGCCCCTCCAGCAACGACCCCAAAGACTGCCTGAAAGCCATCGACCCAAACCTCAtcagtggtggggggggggggctggctGGTGCTTTGGGCCTGCCTTTGGTCTTGGCCATCAGCGTGATTGTGTTGGTGGTACTGGGCTAA